The segment AATAGACATTACGGACCCGGGGGCGGTACCCGGCGGCTCCACCAACTCTCATCTATCTGACTTCGTCCGACTCAGGCGAAGATGTTGGGGCCGAAATAGGATCGACGTGTGTAGTAAAAGCCTCTGTTGGCGCTCGGCATGGTACCACCGTTATCGGGCTAATGTTTGTAAACGCAAACGACAACAATGCTCCGGTTGCTGTTGCCGCCTAAGCGGTACTAGCACCAAAGCGAAATTCCGATTGCCGGGAGCGGTAGTCTGGTGGGGGATGGGGCACCTAGCAACAGAACGCCCCGCTCTTGTATTTCTCCCCGTCTCCGTTATGAATAGAAGCAATTCAATTGCGTCATCTGCAAATGACGCGATCAGGTGCCATATATAAATGACGGGTACATCCTGAAATCGTCAGGAAACCCGCCAGACACAGGATTATCGATGCAGGAACCGGAAGAATTCCGTTACGACCTTATGGTCGATCAGGCGCTGCGCGGCGTGGTAAAGCAGATTCTTTCGCGCGTGGCCGAAGAAGGCCTTTTCGGCGAGCATCACTATTACATCACGTTCCAGACCAATCATCCCGGCGTTGCTTTGCCTGAAGGACAGCGCAAGGCGCACCCGGATAATATCACCGTTGTATTGCAGCACCGGTTCTGGGACCTGAAAGCGGAAGATGATCATTTTTCGGTCGGCATGAGCTTCGATGGCATGCCAACCACCGTGGTTGTCCCGTTTGATGCCATGCTGGCCTTTGTCGATCCGTCTGCCAATTTCATGCTGACCTTCAGCGTCGAAGAAGAAATGGGCGACGATGATTTCGATTACGACGAAGATGACGATCTTGACGCCGATCTGGTTGATGGCGATGAAGACGCGACCCCGCAGCTGGTGACCGAGCCTTCAAAGCGCGGCAAGAAAAAGCCCGCCGAACAGGGTGAAACCGGTGAGGTCATCGCACTTGATGCGTTTCGAAAAAAATGAGCTTCAAAGGGGCGGGCATTTGGCTCGCCCTTTTTTCTTTCCCGCATGCCCGGTCCGGTTTCCCGCCGATTGCCGGAAGTCTGTTCATCTAATGTATCGTGGAAATTTGCCGCGTTTGGCGTTATGAACGGCACAAATTAAAACAAACCCACCTTGTTTTTGAGAGAGACGAGAACTTATCCCATGAGTGATTTTGTCTATAAACCCATGTTCGAGCAGGGTAAGGACACGACCCCTTACCGCAAGATCGGTGACGAAGGCGTTTCGACTGTTGAAGTCAATGGCGAGACGTTTTTGAAAGTCGAACCCGAGGCGATTGAGAAACTGACCCTTCAGGCATTTTTCGATTGTTCGCATTTGCTGCGCCCGGGCCATCTCGAACAGTTGCGCAAAATCCTTGATGATCCGGAAGCAACGCCGAACGACAAGTTCGTTGCGATGGATCTTCTGAAAAACGCCAATATCGCATCGGGCGGCGTTTTGCCGATGTGCCAGGATACAGGCACGGCGATTGTCATGGGCAAGCGCGGTGGCAAGGTCATCACCAATGGTGACGATGAAGAAGCGCTGTCAAAGGGTATCTGGCGTGCCTATCAGGAACATAACCTGCGTTATTCGCAAGTGTCGCCGGTCAACATGTTCGAAGAAAAGAACACGGGTTCGAAATCTTCCGGCCCAGATCGATCTGTATGCGACGCCGGGCAATGAATATAAATTCATGTTCATGGCAAAGGGCGGCGGTTCGGCCAACAAGACCTTCCTGTATCAGCAGACCAAGGCGCTTCTGAACCCGGAAAGCCTGCGCAAGTTTCTGGACGAGAAAATCAGAACGCTGGGTACTTCTGCCTGCCCGCCCTATCACCTTGCCATCGTGATTGGCGGAACATCAGCCGAGGCAGCGCTCAAGACCGTTAAAATGGCATCGGCACGTTATTACGATAACCTGCCGACCGAAGGCGGTGTGCATGGCCAGGCCTATCGTGATCTTGAATGGGAACAGAAGGTTCTTGAGATGACGCGCGAAATGGGCATTGGCGCACAGTTCGGCGGCAAGTATTTCTGCCATGACGTGCGTGTTGTCCGCCTGCCGCGCCACGGGGCAAGCTGCCCGGTGGCCATCGGTGTTTCGTGCTCGGCCGACCGTCAGGTTCTGGGCAAGATCACCAAGGACGGCATTTTCATCGAAGACCTTGAACACAACCCGGCAAAATATCTTCCGGAAGTGTCGGACGAACATCTTGATGACAATGTGGTCAAGGTTGACCTGAACCGTCCGATGGATGAAATCCGTAAACAGCTTTCCGGGTATTCGGTCAAGACGCGTCTGGCGCTCACCGGGACCGTGATCGTGGCGCGTGACATCGCCCATGCCAAGATCAAGGAACGCCTTGATGCCGGCGAAGGCATGCCCGATTACATGAAAAACCATCCGGTTTATTATGCAGGTCCGGCAAAAACCCCGGAAGGCATGCCGTCCGGTTCGTTCGGCCCGACCACGGCGGGACGTATGGATGCCTATGTCGAACAGTTCCAGGCCGCAGGCGGTTCATTCGTGATGCTTGCCAAGGGCAACCGTTCGAAACAGGTCAAGGATGCCTGCAAAAACCACGGCGGGTTCTATCTTGGTTCCATCGGTGGTCCGGCCGCGCGCCTTGCGCAGGATTGCATCAAGAAAGTCGAAGTCCTTGAATACCCGGAACTGGGCATGGAAGCCGTCTGGAAGATCGAGGTCGAAGATTTTCCGGCCTTTATCGTGATCGATGACAAGGGCAATGACTTCTTTGCCGAATTTGGCATCTGATTTCGATATTACTGATTTGAAACAGGGCAGTGTGGGCAATCCGTGCTGCCCTGTTTTCTTTTGCGGCGGGTTATGCATAGCTGACCCACGGTCAAAATTCTTGCCTTGGTTGGGGCTGCGTGGTCTGATTTTCGCAAAATCAACCCTTTAGCGGGAATGCTGATATGTCTCGAACTTCTGCTGTTGCCATGAACAGTGCAACAGAAAGCCGTCTGGTCGGTGTGACATCGGCCCTGGCGACGGTGGCGATCTGGGCGGCGTGGCTGATTGTCACGCGCTATGCCATGACATCCGATTTTACCGCGGTCGATATCGGGCTTTTGCGCTTTGTCGTGCCGTTTGTGTTGCTGGCTCCGATCTGGCTTAAACGCGGGATTTGGCCCAAGGGGCTTTCGATTGCCAATGGCCTGATCATGCTAGTGGGATCAGGCGCGTTTTATACGCTTCTGGTCGCCAGTGCCCTGCAATATGTTCCGGCAAGCCATGTGGGCATTTTGCTGCCCGGTGTGATGGCGGTCTGGGCCGTTCTGATTGCGGTTGTGATGTTCGGTGAACGGCCGGGCTGGGTCCGGCTGGCGGGTTATGCCACGGTGATTACCGGTATCGTCCTTCTGGCGGTGCTTAAACCCGGCCATTCGACCGGTGACACGATCCTTTATGGCTATGGTCTTGTGTCGGCCGGGGCATTCATGTGGGCATGCTATACCCACGCAATGCGTCAAAGCGGTCTTGGTGCGCTGGAAGCGGCGGCATTTGTCGGCTTCTGGTCGTTTGTGATCATGGCGGTGGTAGCCCTGTTTACGGGCACGCACATCCCTGATGCGCCCATGGATGACGTGCTGCTGTTGCTCGTCACACAGGGCCTGCTGGCGGGATGCGTTGCGGTGGTGACCTATGGGCTTGCGGTGCGTCATATCGGGTCAACCGGTGCCTCGGCCTTTGGCGCGATGACCCCGGCATTGACCGCGCTCGGCGGTGTGTTCCTGCTTGGCGAGGAAGGCAATCTTGCGCTGGCGATTGCGGTGGCATTGGTGATTTTCGGTGTGATGGTTGCATCGGGCGTTTTCCGCAAGGTTTTGCGTTAGTCCCCTGTTGCCAAAGACATGTTAGAAGGTACCGGTGGCGGGATAATTCAGTCCGCCGCTGGTGCCTTTTTTCTTTGGGATGCGCAGTTCTGCCGATGCGCACAGAAAATTCTTTTCGCAGGTGCAAAATCACGTTAGCATCATATTCGTGATTGCAAAGGCGCAGTCACGAACAATCGGCAGGCAACGAGGCTTGCAAGACAATCGCGCGACCGGACGGCGTTATGCACGGTCGATTTCAGATGTCCCATGCCTCGGAGAAGTTCAATGTTTGCCGGTTTCATGCGTTCCGTTTCCCCCGATGAAGACAGCCGTTCAAAACAGGTCCGCGAGGCCGGGCTTGGCGATATTTTACGCCTGTTGCGCACGGTTGGGACAATTGCCGATGATGCACGACAAAGTGACGTGGCGATTGCCGGCATACTTGATGCGGTTTGCGATTATTGCCACTGGCCTGTCGGTCATGCCTATCTGCTTCGCGAAGACAATACGCTGTCTTCGGCCAAAATCTGGTCGATCGGGCGGGGCGTATCGCCGGGTGATCTGGCAGATTTTCGTGCGCAGTCAGAGGCCACGGTTTTCACCATCGGGCAGGGCCTGATCGGGTCGGTTGCAAAGACGGGGGAACCAGTCTGCATCGAAAACGTTGTTACTAAGGACGGCTTCCTGCGCGCCAGCGGGGCTGCCCGGAACGGGTTGCAGGGCTGTTTCGCGCTGCCGGTCAGAATGGCCGGTAAAGTGGTGGCCGTCATCGAATTTTTCAGCCGTGATATCGCCCGTCTTGATGACGAGATGCTTGAACTGCTTGGCTTTGTTGGCGGGCAGGTCGCACGCGTGCTCGAGCGTGATGCGGCACTGGCCGCGCGCGAAAAACTGGCATCGGATTTTGAAAGCCAGGTGCAGGGCACGGTCGGGATGCTGGGTGCCGCGGTCAGCCAGATGCGCAGTGCGCTTGATGTGCTGGGCGATAGCAACCGGCGGACGGATGCATGTGGCAAGGGGATTGATCAGGCGGCCGATGCCGCCCTTTCCCGGGTTGAAAATGTCGCCGGGCAAATGGATGCGCTTCAGGTGGCGTTGACCACGATTGGCGATGATGCCGGGACGAATGTGGAAACCACCCGTGCATTGGGGGCGCAGGCACGTGAGATGCGCGATGAACTTGCCAAATTGCAGGCGCGTGCAGCCGATGCGGGCAAGATGCTGGCGACGATTTCGGCCATCGCCAGCCAGATCAAATTGCTGGGGCTGAATGCCTCGATCGAGGCGGCACGTGTTGGCGAGGCTGGAAGGGGCTTTGCCATCGTTGCCAAGGAAGTCAAGGCGTTGGCTGGGCAATCCGAAGCCGCAACTGCCGAAATCGCCCAATGGATGGATGGTGTCACCGGGGCGATTTCAAAGGCCGGTGGGGATATCGACCGGATTTCCGATGCGATGGGCTACTTGCAGGCGCGTGCCGAAATCACCGCGGATCAAACTGGTGGGCAGGTTGAAATTTGTCGCACCGTTGCAGGGGATGCGCTTGATGCGTTGAAACAGGCGCGTGTGGTGGGTGCCAGTGTTTCCGATATTGCAGAAGCAATTTCCCATAACGGGCAGGTCGCGGGCGAACTTTCCGATGCAGCGCGGAACCTTGAAACGCAAGGATCGGAACTCAGCCACCGGGTGGAGGGCTTTGTTGGTCAGATCCTTGCGATGTGAGGGTTAGACTATCCTGTCGGGGAATTTCGACGTGCGCTTTGCCACCATGCGTGCCAATGGTGGACCAAACAATAGCACCATGAAAAAGCGCGTTGCCTGTAGCACCAGGATAAAGGACAGGTCGACATTGGTGCTGGCCGCGATGATGGCAACCGAGTCAAGCCCACCGGGGCTGGTGGCCAGATAGGCGGTCAGTGGATCAACATCCATGAAAATCACCAGCAATACCGAAATCCCGGCACAAAAACCGATCAGAACGAAAATCGAAATCAGGATTTTCGGCAGGGCATAGGCTGCGTGACGCAAAACCGAAGGCGTGAATTTCAACCCGATCATCCAACCGATCACGGCATAGGTCAGGCCAAGAAACCATTCAGGCAGGACGATATCGACCATACCGGTGATGCTTAACACCATGACGACGATCATCGGCACCAGAAGCGGCCCCGATGGCAAACGTGACTTTGCCCCGACAATGCACAGGATGACGGCGATTGCCACTGTGATACCAAAATCGCCGATATCAAACGGGCTAAACCATTGATGCGGATGGGCCGCCGCCAATGCCGGATCGACCCAGAAATTGGCAACACTTGATGCCACGGCAACCACAATCACCACCCGGACATATTGCATGAAGGCCACAAGCCTGGCGTCGGCGCCAAAGGCCTCTGCCATGATGACCATGGCG is part of the Thalassospira lucentensis genome and harbors:
- a CDS encoding DMT family transporter; the protein is MSRTSAVAMNSATESRLVGVTSALATVAIWAAWLIVTRYAMTSDFTAVDIGLLRFVVPFVLLAPIWLKRGIWPKGLSIANGLIMLVGSGAFYTLLVASALQYVPASHVGILLPGVMAVWAVLIAVVMFGERPGWVRLAGYATVITGIVLLAVLKPGHSTGDTILYGYGLVSAGAFMWACYTHAMRQSGLGALEAAAFVGFWSFVIMAVVALFTGTHIPDAPMDDVLLLLVTQGLLAGCVAVVTYGLAVRHIGSTGASAFGAMTPALTALGGVFLLGEEGNLALAIAVALVIFGVMVASGVFRKVLR
- a CDS encoding methyl-accepting chemotaxis protein, whose translation is MFAGFMRSVSPDEDSRSKQVREAGLGDILRLLRTVGTIADDARQSDVAIAGILDAVCDYCHWPVGHAYLLREDNTLSSAKIWSIGRGVSPGDLADFRAQSEATVFTIGQGLIGSVAKTGEPVCIENVVTKDGFLRASGAARNGLQGCFALPVRMAGKVVAVIEFFSRDIARLDDEMLELLGFVGGQVARVLERDAALAAREKLASDFESQVQGTVGMLGAAVSQMRSALDVLGDSNRRTDACGKGIDQAADAALSRVENVAGQMDALQVALTTIGDDAGTNVETTRALGAQAREMRDELAKLQARAADAGKMLATISAIASQIKLLGLNASIEAARVGEAGRGFAIVAKEVKALAGQSEAATAEIAQWMDGVTGAISKAGGDIDRISDAMGYLQARAEITADQTGGQVEICRTVAGDALDALKQARVVGASVSDIAEAISHNGQVAGELSDAARNLETQGSELSHRVEGFVGQILAM
- a CDS encoding FumA C-terminus/TtdB family hydratase beta subunit, with the protein product MSDEHLDDNVVKVDLNRPMDEIRKQLSGYSVKTRLALTGTVIVARDIAHAKIKERLDAGEGMPDYMKNHPVYYAGPAKTPEGMPSGSFGPTTAGRMDAYVEQFQAAGGSFVMLAKGNRSKQVKDACKNHGGFYLGSIGGPAARLAQDCIKKVEVLEYPELGMEAVWKIEVEDFPAFIVIDDKGNDFFAEFGI
- a CDS encoding SspB family protein; this translates as MQEPEEFRYDLMVDQALRGVVKQILSRVAEEGLFGEHHYYITFQTNHPGVALPEGQRKAHPDNITVVLQHRFWDLKAEDDHFSVGMSFDGMPTTVVVPFDAMLAFVDPSANFMLTFSVEEEMGDDDFDYDEDDDLDADLVDGDEDATPQLVTEPSKRGKKKPAEQGETGEVIALDAFRKK
- a CDS encoding AbrB family transcriptional regulator: MPHLMQWGLLIGVSLVLSVILHDADIPAALLLGPMIVGIVMGTNGATIAMPKPIYLGAQSVLGCMVGGSMTAGIITSFMHDWPLVLGVTALTLIASSFLGWILCIKQVLPGTAGIWGSSPGAASAMVIMAEAFGADARLVAFMQYVRVVIVVAVASSVANFWVDPALAAAHPHQWFSPFDIGDFGITVAIAVILCIVGAKSRLPSGPLLVPMIVVMVLSITGMVDIVLPEWFLGLTYAVIGWMIGLKFTPSVLRHAAYALPKILISIFVLIGFCAGISVLLVIFMDVDPLTAYLATSPGGLDSVAIIAASTNVDLSFILVLQATRFFMVLLFGPPLARMVAKRTSKFPDRIV